Part of the Fusarium oxysporum f. sp. lycopersici 4287 supercont2.54 genomic scaffold, whole genome shotgun sequence genome, AAGTAAccatccactcatcctggATTTTAAGTCAGCAACATTTATGCTTCAGACCAGGTATATGCTCATTAATTCATGACTTATACAGCCATCTAACATAATGAGCCTGGAACCAGGCTCATCTTCTGGTTGCGCTTGGGGAAGATAGACCTCTCTGAGCCACTCGACTGCGATATGGTTGTCCGTCCAGCCGTTGTTAGAAGTGATGTAATACCAGTCGGCTATCTTCTTGAACTCATTGATAAACCGGTGTTGCTGAagttctttgcctttgaaCATAATACATTGTTTCAGAAACGGCCATCTGCAGTCACGGCTTCGATAAAGCTAGTCCAAGCACGGGACTGAAAGCCAGTGAGGACAGCCTGCCTCTTCAGATCACTGCTCTAATAACCAAGGAATCCAAACCTATATTCGCAATGTATTAGTGAGTTTTAGAACAAAAACGATAAATACTCACCAAATATGTTCCTACTCCTTTGGAGTCCGGTGTGCCTGTGGATCTCTTGATCGGTACATTATCCTGACTGCCCGTCATGAGGGTCAGGTGTCGACCATGTAGTTCATCCGGCAAGCATCTCGGCGCTATCGCTGTTGTTTCCAGGTCTCCCGTGTATATGTTCTGGTCAATCAATAAAGTGTGACCAAGCAGACACATGCTCTCCTAGCTTCGCACGGAATGCCTAGAATAAATAACTACCTGGACAAGATTGGAGCAGCAGAATCGGAGATGAGTAACTGTGGGCAAACAGTCGAAATGATGGGACACTTTCTATTTCGGTGTACGCAATGTGACGCGCAGCAAGATGGCATGCGACGACTCGGACAGAAAATAATGGGAAACCTCTCGTTCTTTGTGGGGGAAAGGCAGCATCAGATGGCCTTAGATGGGCACCTTGACTTACACCCTGGACACGAAGAGACTCGATGCAAACCAAAATGGATGACTCACTTTCCAACCATATTTCGAGGCCAAATCTGACGATACCACCACCAAAGGGCCTCAATTTAGCAGACCAAGCTCTAGTTGCTGAGGATAGGAACCCTTGGAGAAACTGGCCTTCGAGCAGGCCTGTCACAAGGTCAAGTGAGACGAGACTAAACTAGCAGTGAGGAGCCTGGGACTTCCGGGAGACGCGAGCAGAAATGCTTAGAACTAGGAATAGCCTAGCGTACTTGGCCCTACGAGTTTAGTCCTCCCAGGTGGAATAAATTTCATTCATTCGTTCATTCTCACGTCATATTGACACCATTTCATCAATTCGATTCAAGTTACGGGCTAGAAGCGCCGTAATTCACTTTCTCATGAAAATTGGCTTGAACTTGAATTGACCGCCGCACTGGGTGCATCACACCACCGGCACGAGGACACAGAGGTACCATATTGTCGGGACTTTGAGTTCCCTACCGTTACATAATGGTCTGGACCCGATATTAACGGATCGAATTTTTAACCTTACAATCGAGCACATCACGACAGATAGCATCGCGGATCGACTCAGATAACTAACGACAACGATTTCGACGACCTCCTTAGCTGCCATTTAACAAAAATTGTTATAGAGACCCGGTCTGTATTCCGTACCAACTTCACTCGCTTAGTGTCAGACAATTGGCTCTACAGGGATCTGAGATGGCATCAGGAAATTAATGAGGATTATCTGAGGAACAAAATCTTAATGACAGGATGCACTGAGTCGTGCAGCTCTTTATACACAATTGAAAGCGTTGCCTGTTCTAGGCAGTAGCAGCTGCCACCCCGAGGTCATGGCCCGCAGCCATCACCGGCCCCGCACATGGCAGCGACCGTTTATTGACCAGCAGAAACCTCTCATCTCTATTCTCTATTCTCTCCATTTTTCCCTATCATTTATCCTCGCCGTCTCCATTTCCTCTCTAGGGCCTTCCCTTGGCTAACCAAATCCTACCTTACAACCTGATGCGGAATAATGACGTGCGGTAAAATCATTTTCAGTAGCCTCCAAAAGCCAATCCTTTCATACAGCGATACAATTCGCAATCCCATTCATACAATTATTCCCCCAGATCTCAACACTCTCGCCCACAAGCCCACAGTATGGATAATTACCAGAAGTTAGAGAAGATTGGCCAAGGTACATCTGACCCTAGCGCTGGGGCCTTGGCCACCATTTATGCAGCCATCGTATTTTCTAATATATTCCTATTTAATTGCCGGACTAACTAAACCTACCAGGTGCTTGCGGTGCTATTTTCATGGCTCGTGACCTTGCAAATGAGGGACGAATTGTCGCATTGAAAAAAATACATCTTGAAGCCGAGTGCGAGGGCGTACCGAGCACTTCCATCCGGGAGATTTCTCTCCTCAAGGAACTGCAGCACCCTAACATCTTGCGTCTTCTGAACATCGTTCACGCTGAATACCACAATCTTTACCTCGTTTTCGAATTCCTTGATATCGACCTGAAAAGGTACATGGAGACCTTACCGGCCAGTGACGGTGGACGAGGCAAGGTGCTTCCGGAGGGATCATTGGCATACCTCATGCAACTAGGCATGGATGACATGGTGGTTAGAAAATTCATGTACCAACTTTGTGCTGGCGTTAAATACTGTCACTCCTACCGTATCTTGCACCGAGATCTGAAGCCCGCTAATCTCCTCATCGACAAGGAAGGAAATCTCAAGTTAGCCGATTTTGGGCTGGCACGAGCGTTTGGTGTGCCTCTGCGCCCATACACTCATGATGTCGTGACGCTCTGGTACCGAGCACCTGAACTTCTACTGGACGGAAAACAATACTCGACGGGTGTTGATATGTGGTCTGTCGGCTGTATCTTTGCAGAGATGTGCGTTCGAAAGCCGCTGTTTCCTGGTGACTctgagattgatgagatctTTAAAATCTTCCGGTAAGTTTATAGCCCTCGCATATGCTGTGAGTGAGAAGTCTGACTTTGATGCCCTAGCACATTGGGCACTCCTACGGAAGACGTTTGGCCTGGAGTTACCTCGTACCGCGATTTCAAGTCCTCGTTTCCTAAGTGCCAACGTAACTACGATCAGGCCCTCTGCGATAACCTCAACAAAGCAGGCCTCGAACTTCTCGATATGACGCTGATCTACAATCCGGCTAGACGCATTTCGGCTAAACAGGCCTGCAACCACCCTTACTTTGAAGGCTTTCTTGCGTAGTCAGGCCAGCTGAAAATTTACTACAAGTAGGGGAACTGTCACATATTACCACTAGGTTCATGCGACTGGATATGAAACGTGGACCATACTTTGGGGTTGTGAATCTGATTCCACATACTTCTCGCCTGATTCTCTTCTATGCAACTCTCGCTTGACTCTATTGTGTTCACGGGCGACGAGCGAGTTGAtcgaaagaggaagaggccgTCTTCTAAGAAGTCAGAGGCCAAGCCGATACAGCGCTTTTTTTTGGTGACGAAGCTGTGAAGGTAATAAAATCTCCGACAGTTGCTGCCGCTTATAACGACGAAATGAACCATGTTGATCGAGGTGGCCAGTTGAGGTCATATTATGCCTATGATCATCCCCTCCGCCGCGGCCCTCGGCAGGCACTTTGTTggaccttcttcttgatgtgGCCCTTTTCAATAGCTATATTGCTTAACTACACAGGCCCCAGCCAAACGGGAAGGGGTATATGATTCATAGGAAGAGGCGAGAGTGCATTTACAACGCCTGATTCAACATATATCAAGAAAGTCAGTCAAGGAAGAGGCATCGCGGGGGGGGGGCGAATCCGACCCTAAAATATAGCAAAAAGAGCCCCTTGTCTGCCGGCACATGAGGTTGGACTACTTTGCATGTCAGGGCCTTCGACAAGGCCAAGTGAGGTCAAAAAGCCAAAAAGAGGGCCCCTTGGGGAGAGTGACGGCAATGGAAGAAGGGGACAGACTGATTATTGGTGTAGCGTGTGCTTGGTTCCTCTTTGTAACTACGGGAATTGCTAGTACTCCTATCATAAATAGAAATTAGGTAGGCAGTAAAGTACCTCTCGTTTGAGGCATTTTAATTCGACCGACCCCGCTGTCAGTACGAGAATTGAGGCTTTGATGATGGTACGTCAACGTCACCCTTTCTAACTTCTTGTGGCATCTCACATGTCTGGCTGGAGTATATGTTAGGAAACTTCAATTACTATTGGACAATACTGACTGCAATGACGTATTCATAATTTGAGCCGCCTGCGGTGTGGTGATTTCACATGTTACTTTTGAGACAATTTCCTTGTCGTATCATGATTTTGAAAACTATGATGGTACAATTTAGGTCCTCTGAGGCATAGGAAGAGCGATATGCTCGGAATCATTGGTTTTTCTCACATGTGACTCCCCGCACTGGCAGCAGTGTCACCATATCTTCGATGACCCATGAACCCACGGCCATATTCGTCATAAACAAAAGTCAACATTGAATCACCAATGACACCTTCAACATGTAACACAAATCCCTCCTCCCCCATCATAACCAAATCAAATAAACCTCCACCTGCCAGGATGCTTTTATCTACGCCAGCCTCTTGCTGTGTTGTCCAGCGGAAATCACGCATTGTAATCGTTCGCCTCATATATCATACCACACGTAAGATACAGCTCTTCGACATCTATTCTCCCAAATTACATACGAAAAGGACGCCCCAAGCGCGGGCTCTCAACCAGTATCCAATCATTTTCCTGCTGTTTCTGCTTGCATTCCGTCGACACCTGACCCCCGCTCGCATGCAGACACATGGAGGCAAGATCAGAAGCCATAAGTGCCCCGGCAATGCCACTACGATCGCGTAGTCCAACCCAACAATATCGTGGTGTGACGTCCATTTGTTCGATCACTCCAAGAGATTCAACTTTACATAACTCCAATGATAATAGTATCTTCCAATCATTTGGCAAGGATTTCAAGACTTCCAAAGGCTTGCAAGAATGCGCCAGGCGGATTTTGCGATTGAATACCCTGCCATCACAAGCCACTTCGAAAAAGAAGCCCCAGGGCGACCCTCAACATGGGCATCCCAATTGTACTGCAAACGGAAGGGTCACAATGAATCAACAACACACTGGAGGACTGAACTGCGCTTCCTCTGCGACAACGCCCAGTTACACGGCGATTGTTACAACCGATGGAGGTCACGTCCAAAGAGGGGGAGAAAGGATACAGCAACAGTCACGTCCGGCTCTGCATGTATTCGGTCATCGTCGTAGTGCCGAAAAGCAGCCTTCGTTCAAGACTGTTCATTTTG contains:
- a CDS encoding CMGC/CDK/CDC2 protein kinase encodes the protein MDNYQKLEKIGQGACGAIFMARDLANEGRIVALKKIHLEAECEGVPSTSIREISLLKELQHPNILRLLNIVHAEYHNLYLVFEFLDIDLKRYMETLPASDGGRGKVLPEGSLAYLMQLGMDDMVVRKFMYQLCAGVKYCHSYRILHRDLKPANLLIDKEGNLKLADFGLARAFGVPLRPYTHDVVTLWYRAPELLLDGKQYSTGVDMWSVGCIFAEMCVRKPLFPGDSEIDEIFKIFRTLGTPTEDVWPGVTSYRDFKSSFPKCQRNYDQALCDNLNKAGLELLDMTLIYNPARRISAKQACNHPYFEGFLA